A single genomic interval of Streptomyces sp. 1222.5 harbors:
- a CDS encoding acyl carrier protein has product MQDDRAQAFMTTLIEQLVAVRPETAGRQVTERSRLTGDLGLDSVELAELFERIREVYGEVEIADWLALATRAEGDTVGSLVRYLSMVLPEDAGQPLVAGSAR; this is encoded by the coding sequence GTGCAGGACGACCGGGCGCAAGCCTTCATGACGACCCTGATCGAGCAACTCGTCGCCGTACGCCCCGAGACCGCGGGCCGGCAGGTCACCGAGCGCTCCCGGCTCACCGGCGACCTCGGCCTGGACTCGGTGGAGCTCGCCGAACTCTTCGAGCGCATCCGGGAGGTGTACGGGGAGGTCGAGATCGCGGACTGGCTGGCGCTGGCGACCCGCGCCGAGGGCGACACGGTCGGCAGCCTCGTCCGCTACCTGTCCATGGTGCTGCCCGAGGACGCGGGGCAGCCGCTGGTGGCGGGGAGCGCGCGATGA
- a CDS encoding methyltransferase domain-containing protein produces the protein MTTSALEPRWTTPDLHAAIKDHYDGLIELYEDLWGEHIHHGYWAEGEPDPGRHAAQVRLVEELIAFGPVPEGARILDAGCGIGASAVHLAGRLGCTVDGITISAEQIGRAENKAAEAKVADRTRFRLVDAMHTDYPDGTFDVVWALESCELMPDKKAFLAECHRVLKPGGTLLVATWCARDDGLAPDETRLLHRIYRDFVVSHVLPLDRYGALADELGFTGVRTADWSERVWDTWKLSTDIVKPVVRDPSMIWKLVRAKGMDIFRFLNSVPLMKQAYERGVMRYGVLRATKPL, from the coding sequence ATGACGACGAGCGCACTCGAACCGCGCTGGACCACCCCCGACCTGCACGCCGCGATCAAGGACCACTACGACGGGCTGATCGAGCTGTACGAGGACCTGTGGGGAGAGCACATCCACCACGGGTACTGGGCCGAAGGGGAACCCGACCCCGGCCGGCACGCCGCCCAGGTGCGGCTCGTGGAGGAGCTGATCGCCTTCGGACCCGTACCCGAGGGGGCCCGGATCCTGGACGCCGGCTGCGGCATCGGCGCCTCCGCCGTCCACCTCGCCGGACGGCTCGGCTGCACGGTCGACGGCATCACCATCAGCGCCGAGCAGATCGGCCGGGCCGAGAACAAGGCCGCCGAGGCGAAGGTCGCCGACCGCACCAGGTTCCGGCTGGTCGACGCCATGCACACCGACTACCCGGACGGCACCTTCGACGTGGTGTGGGCACTGGAGAGCTGCGAGCTGATGCCCGACAAGAAGGCGTTCCTCGCCGAGTGCCACCGCGTCCTCAAGCCGGGCGGCACGCTCCTGGTCGCCACCTGGTGCGCCCGCGACGACGGCCTCGCGCCCGACGAGACCCGGCTGCTGCACCGCATCTACCGCGACTTCGTGGTCTCCCACGTGCTGCCCCTGGACCGGTACGGCGCCCTCGCCGACGAGCTGGGCTTCACCGGCGTCCGCACCGCCGACTGGTCCGAGCGGGTGTGGGACACCTGGAAGCTCTCCACCGACATCGTCAAGCCGGTGGTCCGCGACCCCTCCATGATCTGGAAGCTGGTCCGCGCCAAGGGCATGGACATCTTCCGCTTCCTCAACTCCGTACCGCTGATGAAGCAGGCGTACGAGCGCGGCGTGATGCGCTACGGCGTGCTGCGCGCGACCAAGCCGCTGTGA
- a CDS encoding fatty acyl-AMP ligase, producing the protein MTAQETYTDRVLARAADRGDAPAFTFVRDDGDDRLSYAELDRQARGIASWLQERGLTGRQVLLLHPSDLSFVTAFVGCLYAGAVAVPAPLPSDRERHFDRLTRIAADARIGAVLTTSRHAAAVESWLAGTGPERVPCLATDAGPVGDASQWRDPGLRPDDLAFLQYTSGSTSAPKGVMVSHRNLVANEAAIQRALGSGADDCFGSWLPLYHDMGLIGHVLQPLWLGARAALMDPGSFLRRPAAWLEMVGDHRITIGGGPDFAYAMCVRRVKDADLPRLDLSSWERACNGAEPVRADTIDAFTRRFAPAGFRAEVFFPCYGMAETTLLVSGTPRGIRPTTRTVDAAALENGELRAPETGTGRTLVSSGVVCPEDFEVRIVDPETARALAPGRVGEIWLRGASVADGYWARPDATAETFGARTADEAGPAGGGWLRTGDLGALSDGQLYVTGRLKEMILVNGRNIYPHDVEAAARAADPVLGTGAAFAVQSGGGGRERLVVVQEVAGAALAAAAGEHGPRLVERVQNAIAAECAVPAGNVLLVAPGTVRRTTSGKIQRTLMRKLFLTGVIEPLYAVVEADVRPPAERTAATVG; encoded by the coding sequence ATGACAGCTCAGGAAACGTACACCGACCGCGTTCTCGCCAGAGCTGCGGACCGCGGGGACGCCCCCGCCTTCACCTTCGTCCGGGACGACGGCGACGACCGGCTCTCGTACGCCGAACTGGACCGGCAGGCCCGGGGGATCGCCTCCTGGCTCCAGGAACGAGGGCTGACCGGACGGCAGGTGCTGCTGCTCCACCCCTCGGACCTGTCCTTCGTCACGGCCTTCGTCGGCTGCCTGTACGCGGGTGCGGTCGCCGTCCCCGCGCCGCTGCCCTCCGACCGCGAACGCCACTTCGACCGGCTGACCCGGATCGCCGCCGACGCACGGATCGGGGCGGTGCTCACCACCTCCCGGCACGCCGCCGCCGTCGAGTCCTGGCTGGCGGGCACGGGCCCCGAGCGGGTGCCGTGCCTGGCCACCGACGCGGGCCCGGTGGGGGACGCGAGCCAGTGGCGGGACCCCGGGCTGCGCCCCGACGACCTCGCCTTCCTCCAGTACACCTCGGGTTCGACCAGCGCGCCCAAGGGCGTGATGGTCTCCCACCGCAACCTGGTGGCCAACGAGGCCGCCATCCAGCGGGCCCTCGGCTCCGGCGCCGACGACTGCTTCGGCAGCTGGCTGCCGCTCTACCACGACATGGGTCTCATCGGGCACGTGCTCCAGCCGCTGTGGCTGGGCGCCCGGGCCGCTCTCATGGACCCGGGCTCGTTCCTGCGCCGGCCGGCGGCCTGGCTGGAGATGGTCGGTGACCACCGGATCACCATCGGCGGCGGCCCCGACTTCGCGTACGCCATGTGCGTACGGCGGGTGAAGGACGCCGACCTGCCCCGGCTCGACCTGTCCAGCTGGGAGCGGGCCTGCAACGGGGCGGAACCCGTACGGGCCGACACCATCGACGCGTTCACCCGGCGTTTCGCCCCGGCGGGCTTCCGGGCCGAGGTCTTCTTCCCCTGCTACGGCATGGCCGAGACCACCCTGCTCGTGTCGGGCACCCCGCGCGGCATCCGGCCCACGACGCGGACCGTCGACGCGGCGGCCCTGGAGAACGGCGAACTCCGCGCCCCGGAGACGGGGACCGGCCGGACGCTGGTCAGCAGCGGGGTGGTGTGCCCCGAGGACTTCGAGGTGCGGATCGTCGACCCGGAGACCGCGCGCGCCCTGGCGCCCGGACGTGTCGGGGAGATCTGGCTGCGCGGGGCGAGCGTGGCCGACGGCTACTGGGCCCGGCCCGACGCCACGGCGGAGACCTTCGGGGCCCGGACGGCGGACGAGGCGGGTCCGGCGGGCGGCGGCTGGCTGCGCACCGGGGACCTGGGCGCCCTGAGCGACGGGCAGTTGTACGTGACCGGCAGGCTCAAGGAGATGATCCTGGTCAACGGCCGGAACATCTACCCGCACGACGTGGAGGCCGCGGCCCGCGCGGCGGACCCGGTGCTCGGCACGGGCGCCGCCTTCGCGGTGCAGTCGGGCGGCGGCGGACGGGAACGTCTGGTCGTCGTCCAGGAGGTCGCGGGCGCCGCCCTCGCCGCCGCCGCCGGGGAACACGGGCCGCGGCTGGTCGAACGGGTGCAGAACGCGATCGCCGCGGAGTGCGCGGTGCCGGCGGGCAACGTCCTGCTGGTCGCGCCGGGCACGGTCCGCCGTACGACCAGCGGGAAGATCCAGCGCACGCTGATGCGGAAGCTGTTCCTGACCGGCGTGATCGAGCCGCTGTACGCGGTGGTCGAGGCCGACGTCCGGCCGCCGGCCGAGCGGACGGCGGCGACGGTCGGCTGA
- a CDS encoding thioesterase II family protein, which yields MTRYLSQTSPSELDPDDAGVRLFCFPYAGGGASAYRRWQRGLDVHAAGAQVLPVQLPGREGRMTEPRFTDLAALVADLDEQLDAELEHPHVFYGHSMGALIAYALTARRQLRGAPLPLALALSSYRAPHLPAPKIADPGASDEELVAGLAALGGIPRVILDHPDFLAALLPIARDDLLLCTASFGADADSIRVPLHLFVGARDRLVSVPEVVAWRRHAGRGCEVRVMPGGHFFMRAHEDGFLRELAAVIRQYAYAPVLAGALSA from the coding sequence ATGACGCGTTACCTGTCCCAGACATCCCCGTCCGAACTGGACCCCGATGACGCCGGAGTGCGGCTGTTCTGCTTCCCGTACGCGGGCGGTGGCGCCTCCGCCTACCGGCGCTGGCAGCGCGGTCTCGACGTGCACGCCGCCGGCGCCCAGGTGCTGCCCGTCCAACTGCCCGGCCGCGAGGGCCGGATGACCGAGCCCCGGTTCACCGACCTGGCCGCGCTCGTCGCCGACCTCGACGAGCAGCTCGACGCCGAACTGGAGCACCCGCACGTGTTCTACGGGCACAGCATGGGCGCCCTGATCGCCTACGCGCTGACCGCCCGCCGGCAGCTGCGCGGTGCGCCCCTGCCGCTCGCCCTGGCCCTCAGCTCCTACCGCGCCCCCCACCTGCCCGCACCGAAGATCGCCGACCCGGGCGCCAGCGACGAGGAGCTGGTCGCCGGACTGGCCGCGCTGGGCGGTATCCCGCGGGTGATCCTCGACCACCCGGACTTCCTCGCCGCGCTGCTGCCCATAGCCCGTGACGACCTGCTCCTGTGCACCGCGTCCTTCGGCGCGGACGCCGACTCGATCCGGGTGCCGCTGCATCTGTTCGTCGGCGCGCGCGACCGCCTGGTGTCGGTGCCGGAGGTCGTCGCCTGGCGGCGGCACGCCGGACGCGGCTGCGAGGTGCGGGTCATGCCCGGCGGGCACTTCTTCATGCGCGCACACGAGGACGGCTTCCTGCGCGAACTCGCAGCCGTCATCCGTCAGTACGCCTACGCGCCGGTGCTCGCGGGCGCCCTGTCCGCCTGA
- the ubiG gene encoding bifunctional 2-polyprenyl-6-hydroxyphenol methylase/3-demethylubiquinol 3-O-methyltransferase UbiG, with protein MATSTTPDRTGALDPVRVPIDNEYYEEVGDDWWNTEGPLRALHEMNPARTGYFDRIIKARHRGRPAGTIRVVDLGCGGGLVAENLAARGYRVTGIDLSPGTVEAARRHAAASGVDVTYRVGSAYGTGLPDGCAEAVVASDVLEHFHDLPAALAEIERLLVPGGVLLFDTVNRTIRSYLLLILVAEKLLGIIKPGTHNWKMFIRPAELHGLLGRAGMRLAETRGLGPARPLPALLPGLLRHRRLGEFTLTGDVSASYIGHAVKPGTPDADAG; from the coding sequence ATGGCGACCTCCACGACCCCGGACCGCACCGGCGCACTGGACCCCGTCCGGGTGCCGATCGACAACGAGTACTACGAAGAGGTCGGCGACGACTGGTGGAACACGGAGGGACCGCTGCGGGCCCTGCACGAGATGAACCCGGCCCGCACCGGCTACTTCGACCGGATCATCAAGGCCCGCCACCGCGGCCGCCCGGCCGGCACGATCCGCGTCGTCGACCTGGGCTGCGGCGGCGGCCTGGTCGCCGAGAACCTCGCCGCCCGCGGCTACCGGGTCACCGGCATCGACCTGTCGCCGGGCACCGTCGAGGCGGCCCGCAGGCACGCGGCGGCCTCCGGGGTCGACGTCACCTACCGGGTCGGCTCCGCCTACGGCACCGGTCTGCCGGACGGCTGCGCCGAGGCGGTCGTCGCCTCCGACGTGCTGGAGCACTTCCACGACCTGCCCGCCGCGCTCGCCGAGATCGAACGGCTCCTCGTCCCCGGCGGGGTCCTGCTCTTCGACACCGTCAACCGGACGATCCGCAGCTACCTGCTGCTCATCCTGGTCGCCGAGAAGCTCCTCGGCATCATCAAGCCGGGCACGCACAACTGGAAGATGTTCATCCGCCCCGCCGAACTGCACGGCCTCCTCGGCCGCGCCGGGATGCGGCTGGCGGAGACCCGCGGCCTCGGCCCGGCCCGCCCTCTGCCCGCGCTGCTGCCCGGCCTGCTGCGCCACCGGCGGCTGGGCGAGTTCACCCTCACCGGCGACGTCTCGGCCAGCTACATCGGCCACGCCGTCAAACCCGGTACGCCGGACGCCGACGCCGGCTGA
- a CDS encoding MFS transporter, producing the protein MQDATESYGRQAFPPPSPPDPRRWWMLGVLSLALFLIILNNGLLNVALPSLMRDLHAGIGTTQWIVDGYALVFAACLLTAGTLSDRYGRKRATLLGAALFGVGTLIALAARDAGQLIAARTVMGVAAALVMPGTLSILVNVFPEAERPRAIAVWGATSALGVAAGPVLGGALVAHFWWGSVFLVNLLPVAVVLVAGALLLPESAAPVPRPADPVGAVLGSAAMVGLVYGAIHASGEGWTSAPVLGSFVAALLAGAGFAGWERRHPSPLVDFALLRRPAFLGAGAGNMLLFSGMSGTLFVLTQFLQFGLGYSPLRAGLSVAPVAVAVGAGSALSPWAARRTGPRGAVAGGLAVSALGILSLAQAGTYPGILLSLCLMGIGVGVALAPATDAVLALVPPERSGNAAALNDTMQELGNALGVAVVGTVLARESGTHLAGGATGDRVAAAAPAGFTAAAAIVALGAALSAVLLRGPARGPAGSAVSAGGAGEGTPARMPGARRDAAA; encoded by the coding sequence ATGCAGGACGCGACGGAGTCGTACGGGAGGCAGGCGTTTCCGCCGCCCTCGCCGCCGGACCCGCGCCGCTGGTGGATGCTCGGTGTGCTGTCCCTCGCCCTGTTCCTGATCATCCTCAACAACGGGCTGCTCAACGTCGCGTTGCCCAGCCTGATGCGGGACCTGCACGCGGGCATCGGCACCACCCAGTGGATCGTGGACGGCTACGCGCTGGTGTTCGCGGCCTGCCTGCTCACCGCGGGCACGCTGTCCGACCGCTACGGCCGCAAACGGGCCACGCTCCTCGGCGCCGCCCTGTTCGGCGTGGGCACGCTGATCGCGCTCGCGGCGCGGGACGCCGGGCAGCTGATCGCGGCCCGGACCGTGATGGGCGTGGCCGCGGCGCTCGTGATGCCGGGCACCCTGTCGATCCTGGTGAACGTGTTCCCGGAAGCCGAGCGGCCCCGGGCGATCGCGGTGTGGGGTGCCACATCGGCGCTGGGCGTGGCCGCGGGGCCGGTGCTCGGCGGCGCCCTCGTCGCCCACTTCTGGTGGGGTTCCGTCTTCCTGGTGAACCTGCTGCCGGTGGCCGTCGTCCTGGTGGCCGGCGCGCTGCTGCTGCCGGAGTCGGCGGCGCCCGTGCCGCGTCCGGCGGACCCGGTGGGGGCGGTGCTGGGCTCGGCGGCGATGGTGGGTCTGGTCTACGGCGCCATCCACGCCTCGGGCGAGGGGTGGACGTCCGCGCCGGTGCTCGGCTCGTTCGTGGCGGCCCTGCTCGCCGGTGCCGGGTTCGCCGGGTGGGAGCGGCGGCACCCGAGTCCCCTGGTGGACTTCGCCCTGCTGCGCCGTCCCGCGTTCCTCGGGGCGGGCGCCGGCAACATGCTGCTGTTCAGCGGCATGTCCGGGACGCTGTTCGTGCTGACCCAGTTCCTCCAGTTCGGGCTGGGCTACAGCCCGCTGCGGGCCGGTCTGTCGGTGGCCCCGGTGGCGGTCGCCGTCGGTGCCGGCTCGGCCCTGTCGCCGTGGGCCGCCCGCCGCACGGGCCCGCGCGGCGCGGTGGCGGGCGGTCTGGCCGTCAGCGCCCTGGGCATCCTGTCACTGGCCCAGGCCGGCACCTACCCCGGCATCCTGCTGAGCCTCTGCCTGATGGGCATCGGCGTGGGCGTGGCGCTCGCGCCCGCGACGGACGCCGTGCTGGCCCTGGTCCCGCCGGAACGCTCGGGCAACGCGGCCGCGCTGAACGACACCATGCAGGAGCTGGGCAACGCGCTGGGCGTGGCGGTCGTCGGCACGGTGCTGGCCCGCGAGTCGGGCACCCACCTCGCCGGCGGTGCGACGGGTGACCGCGTCGCGGCCGCCGCCCCGGCGGGCTTCACGGCGGCCGCCGCGATCGTCGCGCTGGGGGCCGCGCTCTCGGCCGTCCTGCTGAGGGGCCCGGCCCGCGGACCCGCCGGGTCGGCGGTTTCCGCCGGAGGTGCCGGCGAGGGAACGCCGGCCCGGATGCCGGGCGCGCGCCGGGACGCGGCCGCCTAG
- a CDS encoding acyl-CoA dehydrogenase family protein codes for MTVTTQAPARTDYVALAAELAGRFAERAARHDADASFPHENFEELVASGYTAMTVPREYGGGGADLEELCRAQETLATGCASTSFAVNMHVHGIAMIAGIGGPAAERAYRAIAQDGAVIAGGFSEPGVGGNWWHPTTKAEPVEGGYLLNGRKGFFTGFPAADLLFLSAARTDDRGLPEPVGFLVPKPERGVTVTAEWDAAGMRATGSHSLLLDDLFVPEDRMVGRPGALPLMFMQGVHWAWCSFASVFLGIARGALEQVVREQRGRTLHVLDRTVAHLPGVQFRVAEMKTRLAAAEAHLYQAVRADHDTAIAADPLGHYIEMSVMKNSVARLAHEVVVLAMQVQGGSALLSGHPLQRAYRDVVAGLLVPPNSDVTAEWAGKHALGVPVFAEPRWEG; via the coding sequence ATGACCGTGACGACGCAGGCGCCGGCCCGTACGGACTACGTGGCCCTCGCCGCCGAACTGGCCGGCCGGTTCGCCGAGCGGGCCGCGCGGCACGACGCGGACGCCAGCTTCCCGCACGAGAACTTCGAGGAGCTCGTCGCCTCCGGCTACACCGCGATGACCGTGCCCCGCGAGTACGGCGGCGGGGGAGCGGACCTGGAGGAGCTGTGCCGGGCCCAGGAGACGCTGGCCACCGGTTGTGCGAGCACCTCCTTCGCGGTCAACATGCACGTGCACGGCATCGCGATGATCGCGGGCATCGGCGGCCCGGCCGCCGAACGCGCCTACCGGGCGATCGCCCAGGACGGCGCGGTCATCGCCGGCGGGTTCAGCGAGCCCGGTGTCGGCGGCAACTGGTGGCACCCCACCACCAAGGCCGAGCCCGTGGAGGGCGGTTATCTGCTCAACGGGCGCAAGGGCTTCTTCACCGGGTTCCCGGCCGCCGACCTGCTCTTCCTCTCCGCCGCCCGCACGGACGACCGCGGACTGCCCGAGCCCGTCGGCTTCCTCGTGCCCAAGCCGGAGCGCGGGGTCACCGTCACCGCGGAGTGGGACGCGGCCGGTATGCGCGCCACGGGCAGCCACTCCCTGCTGCTGGACGACCTGTTCGTGCCCGAGGACCGGATGGTCGGCCGGCCCGGCGCGCTCCCGCTGATGTTCATGCAGGGCGTCCACTGGGCCTGGTGCAGCTTCGCCTCCGTGTTCCTCGGCATCGCGCGCGGCGCCCTGGAGCAGGTGGTGCGCGAACAGCGCGGCCGCACTCTGCACGTGCTCGACCGGACCGTGGCCCATCTGCCGGGCGTGCAGTTCCGTGTCGCCGAGATGAAGACCCGGCTCGCGGCCGCCGAGGCGCACCTGTACCAGGCGGTGCGCGCCGACCACGACACCGCGATCGCCGCGGACCCGCTCGGCCACTACATCGAGATGAGCGTGATGAAGAACAGCGTCGCCCGCCTCGCCCACGAGGTGGTCGTCCTCGCGATGCAGGTCCAGGGCGGCTCCGCGCTGCTGTCCGGGCACCCGCTGCAGCGCGCCTACCGGGACGTGGTGGCCGGGCTGCTCGTCCCGCCGAACTCCGACGTGACCGCCGAGTGGGCGGGCAAGCACGCGCTCGGAGTGCCGGTCTTCGCCGAACCCCGCTGGGAGGGCTGA
- a CDS encoding acyl-CoA dehydrogenase family protein, producing MATAVQDTTAVDDAERDARWARLEMTARALAARFEERAKDGYDSGEFVGRNIRDLVEAGVTAVNVPRDMGGLEATLEENTRLLRIIAGGCGSTAFTLAIHAVLTGSMRSDLSVAVRERMFGAVRDGAFVVGPFTDEGSGGNWVRPSTTARRVPDGFVLDGLKHFATGYDAATHLVVTAGLDDEHLEPPFNLAAFFVEKPERGIEVVAPWSGFALPMTGSHSLRLDGLRVDADDSVFPDGLTPLFVMARQQWGHYCFAAVFLGLAERAYTLAVERTRGRSTTAVADLARLPGIQFAVARMRSSLATMDALLTEYATRHVDPGEDLPAFVADTCVPKYYITNEAEHVVATAFEVIGGSGIREGSRIGQIWRDVKAGPLLPFTNDMAREFIGKATLGISPVETPRWV from the coding sequence ATGGCCACCGCCGTACAGGACACCACCGCCGTCGACGACGCCGAACGGGACGCCCGCTGGGCGCGGTTGGAGATGACGGCACGCGCGCTCGCCGCCCGGTTCGAGGAGCGGGCGAAGGACGGGTACGACTCCGGCGAGTTCGTCGGCCGCAACATCCGGGACCTCGTCGAGGCGGGCGTCACCGCGGTCAACGTCCCCCGGGACATGGGCGGCCTGGAGGCCACCCTGGAGGAGAACACCCGGCTGCTGCGGATCATCGCCGGCGGCTGCGGCTCCACCGCGTTCACGCTCGCCATCCACGCCGTGCTGACGGGCTCCATGCGCAGCGACCTGAGCGTGGCCGTGCGCGAGCGGATGTTCGGCGCGGTCCGCGACGGCGCGTTCGTCGTCGGCCCGTTCACCGACGAGGGCTCGGGCGGCAACTGGGTGCGGCCCTCGACCACGGCCCGCCGCGTCCCGGACGGTTTCGTCCTGGACGGGCTCAAGCACTTCGCCACCGGCTACGACGCGGCCACCCACCTGGTGGTCACGGCCGGCCTGGACGACGAGCACCTGGAACCGCCCTTCAACCTCGCCGCGTTCTTCGTCGAGAAGCCCGAGCGGGGCATCGAGGTGGTCGCACCCTGGAGCGGCTTCGCGCTGCCGATGACCGGCTCGCACTCGCTGCGGCTCGACGGTCTGCGCGTCGACGCCGACGACTCGGTGTTCCCCGACGGACTGACCCCCCTGTTCGTGATGGCCCGCCAGCAGTGGGGCCACTACTGCTTCGCGGCCGTCTTCCTCGGGCTCGCCGAGCGGGCGTACACGCTCGCCGTCGAGCGCACCCGCGGCCGGTCCACGACCGCCGTCGCCGATCTCGCCCGGCTGCCCGGCATCCAGTTCGCGGTGGCCCGGATGCGTTCCTCGCTGGCCACCATGGACGCCCTGCTGACCGAGTACGCCACCCGGCACGTCGACCCGGGCGAGGACCTGCCCGCCTTCGTCGCCGACACCTGCGTACCGAAGTACTACATCACCAACGAGGCCGAGCACGTCGTCGCCACCGCCTTCGAGGTGATCGGCGGCTCCGGCATCCGCGAGGGCTCCCGCATCGGCCAGATCTGGCGGGACGTGAAGGCCGGCCCGCTGCTGCCCTTCACCAACGACATGGCCCGCGAGTTCATCGGCAAGGCCACCCTGGGCATCAGCCCGGTCGAGACCCCGAGGTGGGTGTGA
- a CDS encoding type III polyketide synthase — MTTATEAPDTVGRTPARGVARLLALRTAAPDTVVPQASAFDTYYREVYRDVPKAEEIFRGSGVTQRHMAWDPRTAYADGFPTIKPRMAAWEENVLAMSRRTVGGVLQDAGANDLRERVGTFVMASCTGYAGPTPDILLAKEFELRQDLRRTFIGHMGCNAAFNVLKTAFDALAARPGELVLAGSAEVCSVHHRPEVSAEQAVVNALFGDAGAMTLLGADDGGPGPVFLGTHTETHPETTHAMSWHIEDLAFRMTLSPYVPFYLAESIEPFVKRLLAPHGLDVGDVRHWGVHPGGPKIIDFVGEKLDLTPEQLAPSRAVLAEHGNCSSATILLILDRILRTSRPAPGELAVLMAFGPGLTMESALVRF, encoded by the coding sequence ATGACGACCGCGACCGAGGCGCCGGACACCGTTGGACGGACCCCCGCCCGCGGGGTGGCCAGACTGCTGGCCCTGCGCACCGCCGCACCCGACACCGTCGTACCGCAGGCGAGCGCCTTCGACACGTACTACCGCGAGGTCTACCGGGACGTGCCCAAGGCCGAGGAGATCTTCCGCGGCTCCGGGGTCACCCAGCGGCACATGGCCTGGGACCCGCGCACCGCCTACGCCGACGGGTTCCCCACCATCAAGCCGCGCATGGCGGCCTGGGAGGAGAACGTCCTCGCCATGAGCCGGCGTACGGTGGGCGGGGTGCTCCAGGACGCGGGCGCGAACGACCTGCGCGAACGCGTCGGCACGTTCGTGATGGCCAGCTGCACCGGATACGCGGGACCCACCCCGGACATCCTGCTGGCCAAGGAGTTCGAGCTGCGCCAGGACCTGCGCCGCACCTTCATCGGGCACATGGGCTGCAACGCGGCCTTCAACGTGCTCAAGACCGCCTTCGACGCGCTGGCCGCCCGCCCCGGCGAACTGGTCCTGGCCGGCTCCGCCGAGGTCTGCTCCGTCCACCACCGGCCCGAGGTGTCGGCCGAACAGGCCGTCGTCAACGCCCTGTTCGGGGACGCGGGCGCCATGACCCTGCTCGGGGCCGACGACGGCGGCCCCGGCCCGGTGTTCCTCGGCACCCACACCGAGACCCACCCCGAGACCACCCACGCCATGAGCTGGCACATCGAGGACCTCGCGTTCCGCATGACGCTCTCCCCGTACGTGCCGTTCTACCTGGCCGAGAGCATCGAGCCGTTCGTCAAGCGGCTGCTCGCCCCGCACGGCCTCGACGTCGGCGACGTGCGGCACTGGGGCGTGCACCCCGGCGGCCCGAAGATCATCGACTTCGTCGGCGAGAAGCTCGACCTCACGCCCGAACAGCTCGCCCCGTCCCGGGCCGTGCTCGCCGAGCACGGCAACTGCTCCTCCGCCACCATCCTGCTGATCCTGGACCGCATCCTGCGCACCTCACGGCCCGCGCCGGGGGAGCTCGCCGTGCTGATGGCGTTCGGCCCCGGGCTGACCATGGAGTCGGCGCTCGTCCGTTTCTGA
- a CDS encoding sigma factor-like helix-turn-helix DNA-binding protein, which yields MEPVFLAALRHLPPRQGAVLIFRDVLGRPVEEAATLMYMSVAASCSALQRARRTNWAAGRHGQQERDTVRRCMDAAERAESMTADLLSVDVVVTMPPDPVGFTGRDALLQQLGRVFDPASPHDEEWTGRPAAGRVNEMDNLAEVTES from the coding sequence ATGGAACCGGTCTTCCTCGCCGCGCTCCGGCACCTCCCGCCCCGGCAGGGCGCGGTGTTGATCTTCCGTGACGTGCTGGGCCGCCCCGTGGAGGAGGCCGCGACGCTGATGTACATGAGCGTCGCGGCGTCCTGCAGCGCCTTGCAGCGGGCCCGGCGGACGAACTGGGCGGCCGGGCGACACGGTCAGCAGGAGCGCGACACCGTGCGCCGCTGCATGGACGCGGCCGAACGTGCGGAGTCGATGACGGCCGACCTGCTCAGCGTCGACGTGGTGGTGACCATGCCGCCCGATCCGGTGGGGTTCACGGGCCGGGACGCGCTGCTCCAGCAGCTCGGCCGGGTTTTCGACCCGGCCTCGCCGCACGACGAGGAATGGACCGGGCGGCCGGCCGCCGGGCGGGTGAACGAGATGGACAACCTCGCCGAGGTGACGGAGTCCTGA